TCCCTTTACCATATCGCACGAAAGAGCGACTTGGACAGTCGTGGCTTGGCTTGCCCGTGGGGTGGCATACCCATGTGCAGATGCAGACGCGCCATGTTTTCGTTTCCAATCCAACGGGGTTAACTTATCGTGGCAGTTAGAGGAATGCCCTCCTTTACAGTTTGGCGCGTCGCCATTGGAGCCATCTCCATTTGAGCACCGTCCATTTGAGAACCAACCTTTTGAGAATTAACCATTTGAGCACCGTCCATTTTAGCACCGCCCATTTGAGCATCCTATCAATGGATCATCTTCCCATTCAACCCCTTAGCCTTCTCACCATTTCGCCACTTCCCCGTGATGCCTCCGAATTGGCGTTTCCGCGggagtgcctttttttttttcaatttttcttgttaaGCAGCAAGTGAATGACACCAAGTagaagcttttttttttttttttaaaaatgccatTCGCCTTGTTAAAAGTCGCTCGCTGCGCGTTGTGTGTCCTCTAAGTGCGTGGGTGAGCTGGAGAAGGCATATCGGTCAGATCGGTCAGCATCACCCGGTTTGCATGCCCTCACGTGGGGGCATACTTCTCGGATTGACCTGACCCCCGCCCCcttctgcccattttttcgcattttattttacattcgCCATTACCTCGCTCTGCATTTCTCTTTGTTATCATTTTTcactcctcctcctgcttgACTTGTGTGCACGTTGGCCATTTAGTTACTAACGTGCATGAGGAGAGGGGCGTTTTCTTGCATTCCTTCCATTCGTGTGTGCACGCGCAGCTGCGTGCGTGAGtttgtacatgtgtgtacgAACGTCCTTGTGCGTGTAGAAAGCGCGACGCCCATGTGAACATGTGCATGAAGAGTCGCGTGAAGTCTTGCGGGCGgatttatttcccccccccgcatgATATGTGTtctccattattttttttttttcttttttgcctgaTATGATAATGGACTCTAGAAAGCAGACAATCTACAAAATAATGgaacaaaagaaattattttcccattcatttggggggatgTTTTTAATCGGCCCCTTGCAGAGGTCACGTCTAAGTGGCTGCACTTATGGTGTGAGTTCTACCCACGCTGGGATCATCATGGGAGCGCTCTACTCCTTTGTTCGTTCCACGGCCGACACGTCATCCTACTGGGACATGCTTCGGTAAAAGTGGCTAATTCGCGTACTGCAAAGAAGAAGCTCGTGCCGGGTTCCCCCCCATTCCCTCGCTATGATGCATATCGCGAAGCCTGCAAATGGGTGTAGAAGTCCACCTGTGGAACCCaccaccccccttttgctacTCAACAGTATTGTCACGTGTGAATCACCCCTCCGTAGGTAGGTGAACATATAAATGCTAAGTACATTTGAGGCCCCTCCGGAATTTTATCTGTGAATAATTTCCTGCACTGAAGGTGAACGGGGTTCGGTCGTTTGGCAGGTTCGCCCCCAGGGATGTTTGCGCAGGTTAGGGTTCTGTTTGcatttgttattatttttttttacgtccttttttttacgtccttttttttacttccttttttttactcccttttttttgtttccttttgttacttcattttttttaattccctttttttacttccccttttttacgtccctttttttacttcctttttttttccgtccaAATGGGAGCAAGTCCCACCTGCGCGACGTCATCGCAGTCAAGTTAATGCCAAACGGATGCCACCCATtttggtgaaaaataaaatgcaagTTGGACGAAGCATAGTGACTAATAGAAGAAAGATTTAGCTGTGAGGGACTTTTCCCATTCGCATTTTTCACGTGAGTATCCTCAACGCGTCACTTAAACTGGGTAGGCCTTTTGCTGCATAGGTAAAGTATCACCTCTGTTGGGTGCTGCTTTTCTTCGGGAGGTCATCATTTTGAAGAGAGGGATAACCACACGTGGGGAAGTACGCACAAACGTACGCCTACGCGTGGGTATCGTAGCTGGGGGGAGGAACACTGAGCCAAAGGAAGCACTGCGGGTCAATCGAAGACCAACAACACGCATACAGCGACAGCGGGTCAATCGAAGACCGACAACGCGCTTACAGCGACAGCGGGTCCACCAGGCATATGCGCAAATTATTTAGGAACTTCCTGCGCGTTGTGAACGCCCGGGAGAAAAACAAGTTGGACGAGTGCGCCCTCCGGgaactgaaaaaatggggaagggaaaagatCCTTCAGAATGACCAAGTGCTTGAGGAGTACCTGAACTATCGCCAAGTGTTGCACGACTGCACCAAACTTTTGAGTGCAAGTGAAGAGAAGAGTGAGGAGGACAAAATCGAGAAGGTTGCGAACTATGTGGGTCTCACAACGGCTGCAGcgaaaaggggcaaaagcacacatgtgcatacttAACGTATGCACGTGTTCAGATTAAATAACTTCTCCCCGCACACGAGAGAATCCACCATTAGCTTTATAGCAGTGATtaattttcaccttttttcgttttttttcatgtgttttttcttgcGGCGCAGGCGATCCTTTAATTATGAAATTACGCACACGCGCGTGTCTCGCcaattcaaaattttttttggggggtttttttttttttttttttttcctttgcgcaCTCTGGGTGTACATAAATGGGGACACATTAGgaactaaaaaaatgttgcgcGCTGCCGCGAAATGTAAAACGTGGAGGTGGAGGGAGCGGCGCGACACGGGTGGGGGTGTCCCTGCTCGCTGTCACTAGCATCAGTCACTACGTCAGTCACTAGCATCAGTCACTACGTCAGTCACTACCGTCAGTCACTACCGTCAGCCACTACCATGCCTCTACCATGTGTTGTGTGTGACTGCCTTTCTGGATAACCCCATTTGGTGCCAGCACCAAATCGTTGTGCGAGCACTCGGGAGGGGGGCGGGTTTGGCCGCACAAGTGGGCGATGCCAACAGGTAGGAACAAGCAGATGCTTCAGCTTCGCCACCCCACCGCTTCTCCACTTGCGCAGTACTTACGCAGTACTTCCACTCCTGCACTACTTCCGCTCCTGCACTACTTCCACCCCTGCACTACTTCCACCCCTGCACTACTTCCACACCTCCTGCACTACTTCCACACCTCCTGCACTACTTCCACACCTCCTGCGCTACTTCCACAACTTGCGCAGGGTGAAGTTCTTCTCTGCGTCCTGCTTCATAACCTTGGCGACGGCCATCTCGAAGTCCTCCTGCGTGACGTGGACACGCCTCTCGCGTAGAGCAAACATACCAGCCTCCGTACAAACAGCCTTCACCTCCGCCCCAGAACAGTTATTCATATCAGTAGCAATTTTCATCATATCGATTCCTCTCATCAGGTTCATCTTCCTACTAtggatttttaaaatttccattCGAGCTTCAACATTAGGGTTGGGGAATTCAATTTTTCTGTCAATCCTACCTGGTCGTAGTAAAGCCTCATCTAGGATATCAATTCTGTTCGTACACATGATGACTTTGATATTTTGTGTAGATTCAAATCCGTCTAGCTGATTAAGTAATTCCATCATAGTTCTCTGTACTTCCGAGTCTCCATGTTCTCCTTCTATCCTCTGGCTTCCAATAGAATCAATTTCATCCATAAAAATGATTGATGGTGCATGTTCCCTTGCCATGACAAATAATTCCCTTACCATTCTTGATCCTTCACCAATGTATTTTTGGACTAGTTCAGATCCAGAGACTCGAATAAAAGTACAGTCTGTATGATGTGCTACTGCTCTTGCTAATAACGTTTTTCCTGTCCCTGGTGGACCATATAGTAGAACCCCTTTAGGTTGTGAAATTCCCAAAGATTCGAAAATTTCTGGATGCTTCACTGGTAACTCGATTACTTCTTTGACTTCCTTTACTTGTTGATCTAATCCTCCCACCATTTCATACGTCGAGTCTGGTACCTTCTCCACTTTCATAAG
This genomic stretch from Plasmodium cynomolgi strain B DNA, chromosome 14, whole genome shotgun sequence harbors:
- a CDS encoding hypothetical protein (putative); amino-acid sequence: MRKLFRNFLRVVNAREKNKLDECALRELKKWGREKILQNDQVLEEYLNYRQVLHDCTKLLSASEEKSEEDKIEKVANYVGLTTAAAKRGKSTHVHT
- a CDS encoding 26S protease regulatory subunit 8 (putative), with product MAAVDMQMRSGELPEEPKKDHKKDSNGVSKNEEEMQSGIKTYYEMKIEEYESIINKKLQNKKRLEAQRNELNTRVRELCDEIQYLLEAASYVGEIVKPMGKNKVLVKINPEGKYVVDIAHSINIAQCTPNTRVALYNDSYKLHKILPSKVDPLVSLMKVEKVPDSTYEMVGGLDQQVKEVKEVIELPVKHPEIFESLGISQPKGVLLYGPPGTGKTLLARAVAHHTDCTFIRVSGSELVQKYIGEGSRMVRELFVMAREHAPSIIFMDEIDSIGSQRIEGEHGDSEVQRTMMELLNQLDGFESTQNIKVIMCTNRIDILDEALLRPARMEILKIHSRKMNLMRGIDMMKIATDMNNCSGAEVKAVCTEAGMFALRERRVHVTQEDFEMAVAKVMKQDAEKNFTLRKLWK